The Cydia strobilella chromosome 13, ilCydStro3.1, whole genome shotgun sequence genomic interval ACAAATGTGTGTACAcaaatataagggtttttaaaagcaaaatgaaggGTTTTGTCtagcaaagggtatggtgagttaagccttatgcaatacccttataaaacccggataagggatagcgggccggtccctggtcagGACCAGAATTGTTAATGGGGTCGCCATTGCCGGATGCGGCAAGGAAGAAGATGAAGATGATTCCCTTATCAACAAGCTCATTTTTTATTAGCAGTTACAAACCTGCAAAGCCATGGTCCATGTCCCACAAATATACTGAGCTGACTCCACCTTCAAAATACATTTCTCGGTACTGGTCGAACGCATGATTGGCGTCGATTTCTAGTTTCCTTAGTCTTTCTGAGGGCATAGAGCCATCCTCTAGAGGAGGGTCGTACGTATTTGACCACGGCGACCTGTACGAGTCACCGTCCCTGTTGTAATCGCAGAGCAAATAGTCCTTTCCGTTGCTACGGTCTTTAGCAATCTTCAATGGCTGATCCACGGAAGACAGAAGGTCCTCACATAAACTTGGCACGAGATCTATTAAATCTGTTAAATTCTTCTCAATCTGCTGAGGCGGCAGCCTCCGCATCAAATCCAAAGCACAATCCATTTGCTGCTCCGTCTGAAACAACCGAAACGATAAACGATCTGGCGAGCCTTCGCTAAATCCAGGCATTAGTCATCACAACAAAACTATTAAATTTGACCTATTTACAAAAGTAATTAATCAAAACATGTCTCACCATCgtaaacttaatttttacaGAAATcaacaactaaaataaaataacaaaaaataccaatGCACTTTGGAAATGTTCAATTACAAAAATTACCAAACCAAACCCAAAAGACTCCAATTGATTGACAGTAAACtacgtaatgtttttttttgtaccgtAATCGCAACTCAAGCTAATTTTGACGAATTAGCAACTGACGAAATTGACAACAGTACTTTTGATTGGTTGATTTCATTTATAATACATGAAGTGACGGAAATGAGAATAGGCCTACGATTCGTTTAGAAATAAGGAAGCACTTGTGattagaaatattaaaattttacatgcttttctctatatttttaataaaaataccttttgaatattatttatctTTTAGCGGCTTAATAGCAGAGAAAGACAATTAGATTTTGTATCAAAATACCTAACAAAAGCCTCAAttacgaaaataaatttaaaatcacCATAAAGTTAATATGCTGGCAACACTTTATGCCAACAGGCCGGTATATCTCATTCTGTCACACACTGGTATAGTAGCCCTAGTGAAAAAGAGACAATTGCGGCTCTGAATTACAGTTTTTATGTTTCTATTGTTGCCTACCTGCAACTTCCCATGGAATGTCAGGAACTAGCGGTGTGTCAGTTGCAAATGTCAAACTTTTGTTGATGTTTTATCACTGGAATTAATTGATAAAGTTCTGTGAGCTTCTTGCTTTTGGTAAATCTTCAATGAGACTGTGATCCCACACATCATCTCACTTTAGTGGCTTATTCGTGTTCAAATAACGCATCTTTAAAGGTTATATCGCGTAAGTATCAGTGATTCATGTTATGGGAATGTTTGTCATGTTATTATGGTAAAGTAGCTATTATAATTGTCGAAACAGGAAGCGAAGCGTGAATGGGCACTTACTGTATAACCaccaacaaacaaataataattttattatcttaatACCTGTAGCAGGTTGGTAATTAAGCCTTACAGTAGGgcttattagaaataaaatataaatatgtcttACAGATTAACTTCATTATCTTGTATTTACCTAGGTTACCCATCTTATAAGTGTATTACAAGCTGAACTTTGAACAGTTTCTTCTGATGCACTTTATGGGTGAGGTTATCTATGTTTTTACACTAAacaataccacagaataagtaacagtactaccgtacagaaaggacacttcctacaaaaccgaagtttgacagagattcagggacgaatcatgctgtctttctaatgtatggcactaacCCTTTcgactatttagggttgtcaaaattgaaatcattatcaatcaatcaatcaaatatttattagccATAAGTAAGCACAGttgcatgcatgcaaatacagttCAATTCACTTATAatagattacaaaataacacagataaaataaacaaacagaacaaaaattacagtatacaatttaaatatggattatCTTATCtatggtcgtgcacgcaaagggacatcaagttgtgccaaccctaataattgctcggatcaatgctgagccgaacggagccaaGTTTGCctgaaaggaggagtgtcccacTGACAATACAGTATGTCATGTACTTAACACTATTACACCAGTAGACCAGGATATATAGAGGAAATGTAACACACTGTTTTTAGGTCTAACACTACAGGACATTCAAGGTCCTCCTTATAATCCTatgataaagatagtttattattcaagtaggcatattacaatgtggttatgaacatcaaataaagctacgccggctctaaccctccTCTGCCTCGATAAGATTTAAAttccccctcaattggaggagggtatcccaatatgggaccggcgacacatcttttcaaaacattacatcttaaaattaacatgcattacgtgcgagtaaataagaaaaaatacaattgaaaTTACTATAGAtttcatgcaattacatacggtaggtacttttctttatagaaatttCACTTACGGATACGgattacggtttttttttgtcttacccgtcataaaaaaacccttcaatcttaccccaacgcaccctaatAAAGAAACTACAtcttttttaataggtataaaaACTTCATTGCTTTCCAGATAACCCTGTGGTTGTGTAATGATGCCGACTCAAATGGTGAACCAGGACAACCACGACAATGACGTGAAGGTGAAGACTGTGTACAATGGGGATGTGATGATCACGTACATCAACCATAGCATCATGCTGGAGGAGTTTACGCAGGAGATGATTGCTATCTGCCGCTTTCCGCCTGATCAGGTACagatctatttatttaattttagtctttactggaagaagaagaaacaacaaaacatattcccTAGattgtaaacaggtagaagtatataagaccaaatacctagggaatccatgcacactgaaggaggcaggtagcaacctgaagactttgctaggcttcgtggaggagctggggtggttaggttaggttaggatgGTGATTTGCGGATAATGctcagcaaaactaactaactagtccTTACAGAAGGTTAAAGATaaaacaaccggccaagtgcgagtcggactcgcgcacgaagggttccgtacaattacgcaaaaaacttcaaaaaatcatgtttgttgtatgggagccccacttaaatatttattttattctgtttttagtatttgttgttatagcgacaacagaaatacattatctgtgaaaatttcaactgtcacggttcatgagatacagcctggtgacagaccggcagacagacagacggacggacagcggagtcagtgacaaacatttgtaaaaaaaacagcaatatTTCACATAATAGTTATTTCCATTCATCCATAAAACTATAAATCCTGCAGGTGTTCAATGATTAATGCTCATTAGCCATCTGCAGTAATTATTAACACTATAACACTTTTAGGGTTGTCAAGTTCTTTTTTCTTACATCAGCGATGTTGAATAAATATGGACATAACGCATATCATAGGTTGGTCTATGGTTGTCTCTAGTCTCTACGTATAGTAAGTGACCAGAGCCAAGCCCAATGGAAGGCCAAGGAGGCCAATGGAAATAcgcattcctcaacccaccaacggagcggcagctgacgttcacgagggttcatcatacatagccgttaaccgctatacgagttgtcgctcgggaggcgatgactgacgaaatttgcgcctgggtCGCGGTCTATATACATgagatattatttttcatttctcgtgctctgaaagagggtcattgtcgTTCTAAtaagtgtgcagaaagtgatacgtttctgcactagagcattttactttccaagtccgatttttttttttcaatttttatgagaagcaatttaaatttggtttcaatagttatttacgatacaagtgcgaaaaagaggaaattcgaaacgagtggtgataaattaaaacacgaccgaagggagtgttttaaatcgacacgagttgtgaattacctattcgcacgtgtatcgtacaacgttttacagtacatatggcagtttaaatttttgacatagttacgaaatgtgcttatttacgcactagtgcagaaaagtagcaccatatgtactgtaaatggatttgttatacaatttccattctgatatttaactccccattccataaataacgatacttttaaatggttaattaaaagtaCCCTCTAGacatactataaaaaaatatacttagtcatgtttaaaactaaaaacacaaaactttaCTTTGcttgtattcgaaatgaaaagtagtctcgggtgaaaggcatcatttcagcctcggactattggcgctctcactgcgtctGAGCgtcaaactacctcggcagaaatatgtgcctttcatcccttctttAACAATCTACTAATGTCTCTCAGTTTACAGTTTGCCGTCTCACAATATTTTTGTTTCCTCACCTCACGTTTGACACATAACTAATACCTGAAAAAAGTTGCCATCCCTAAACACCGTCATGTGCGCGCGTATGTGAAGCCTTGTCTCATTGTGTTATCACTGTTTACATGCGTTAGCGCATGTGTGTTTAACTGATACTTTAGACTGTGTTCACAATGGTGTTCTACTTAAAAAGTGAAATGTCATTACTTGAATAAAATACATGTACATAAGATGATAAGAATAGCACGCGGAGAAATAAGGtggtcttcacattggatgcgaTTCCGCATGCCGTTCCGGTGTGCGAGCGGAACATCGATATCTAGGTATATATACCTACGTGCATAGCGCTATCTCGCTTGAATGGactcgataaaaaaaaaccggccaagtgcgagtctgattCGCGTTCcaggggttccgtacattatacaatttaaacaatgtattttttatgtgaaacgtgagttacgtaagtgaaatgtctttaaaaactcgtaggggtcggatcacaaactaagtaattaagtccgactcacgcttcacTGCACATtgctaataggttttcctgtaatctataggtaaagatctattgtgtgtattttttttaaattttagacccagtagtttcggagataaaggggggggggggaatggtaattttttgcctattttcttgaataacttctaaattgtttatcctaaaattataaaaaaaatgtatctgagattctcataataagctctttcatttgatatgtaactcgatatagtttgaaaaactttattttttaattttctcatttacccccctagTGAAGTGAAAAGtggcctccatgtttaaaattcatttgtttaggttacatgtccgtctttgggttacaaacttacatatgtataccaaatttcaacttaattggtccagtagtttcggagaaaataggttgtgacagacggacagacagacatagagacgcacgagtgatcctataagggttccgttttttccttttgaggtacggaaccctaaaaaaagaattaGCTCATATCATAACATTTCACGAGAGATGACAAATGCGACATGTAGAGAACAGCCGCACATATACTAAAGAATTTTTACCCGAGCTacaacggagaccttcgctcgGTAATATTCCCTATATTACGCAAATCTGcatagagggcgtcactagcacattgcatattcgatcgatagagaggcaaataacgaaatttcgattttcgcgtttcgcggtaggccacctgtaaacaacaGTTTGTTTGTCgtgtagatttgtagcccaccataaaccatataaATTTACGgtgttgaataaaaaaaatgtgagactgtaacAAGGATAAACAACAATAACGCTTTTTCTGCTACTCccactgaaagatacataagactatcccgttctgacagttcttcccaccactcatgcctgatccagttttatactagattcatggataaaacataatttgactaaattCAGCCCGtatagttttatgaataagggggtaagtctTTATAAACCTGGTTGtgactaaaatatttaatattttcaatttgaTCATCAGGTGTTCACCATGAAATGGGTAGATGAAGAAGGCGACCCGTGCACCATCTCCACCCAACTCGAGTTGGACGAGGCGCTGCGGCTGTACGAGCTGAATCGGGACTCGGAGCTGACTGTACACGGTGAGTCAACCTTATTACATACACGTTAAGGTCTATAATGGTTCACCAAGTGGTCGGACGAGTTAGTCGACCCGAATTTATAAGAAAACTGGACTGTCCTATTACCCAACTGTCCTGATGTATTAAGTAGTACCCAATATTGTAGATACATATTGGTCCGTCGATGTTATTCTCTATTTTTTCTCGTGTTCGGTCTACTGTAGTCTACTACTGGCTGGTCTCTGATTTTCGCTATAAAATCCTTATTTGCCCGCATTGCGAATCCGGTTGGCAGCCATTTCCATATTCAGATTGGTCCGTCGACGTTATTCCCTATTTTTTCTCGTGTTCGGTCCACTGTAGTCTTTACTACTGGCTGGTCTCTGATTTTCGCTATAAAATCCTTATTTGCCCGCATTGCGAATCCGGTTGGCAGCCATTTCCATATTCAGATTAGTCAGTCGACGTTATTCCCTATTTTTTCTCGTGTTCGGTCCACTGTAGTCTTTACTACTGGCTGGTCTCTGATTTTCGCTATAAAACCCTTATCTGCCCGCATTGTGAATCCGTTTGGCAGCCATTTCCATATTCAGATTGGTCCGTCACGTTATTCCCTATTTTTTCTCGTGTTCGGTCTACTGTAGTCTACTACTGGCTGGTCTCTGATTTTCGCTATAAAATCCTTATTTGCCCGCATTGCGAATCCGGTTGGCAGCCATTTCCATATTCAGATTGGTCCGTCGACGTTATTCCCTATTTTTTCTTGTGTTCGGTCCACTGTAGTCTTTACTACTGGCTGGTCTCTGATTTTCGCTATACAACCCTTATCTGCCCGCATTGCGAATACGTTTGGCAGCCATTTCCATATTCAGATTGGTCCGTCGACGTTATTCCCTATTTTTTCTCGTGTTCGGTCCACTGTAGTCTTTACTACTGGCTGGTCTCTGATTTTCGCTATAAAACCCTTATCTGCCCGCATTGCAAATCCGGTTTTTAGCCATTTCCATATGCAGATTGGTCCGTCAACGTTATCCCCATTTTTTCTCGTGCTCAGTCACGTTCGACGCGGATTTAGTTTGAGTAATAGCATTGTTTCTATTTTCAACAGTACAGTCAGCGTCAAATTGATGGTGACAGCCGACGTGGCCAAATATATCCTAGCACATCGTGGCAAAACCACGACCACCTATGGCAAAAGTGTGTTGGAGTATttttgcaattttaattttgattctTCTCTCTACCTTTATTCATCTAACATGCAACTCTTTCCAATATAATTCCGcctaggtatattatatacgtcccactgctgggcacaggcctcctctcctACACGTCAGGGCTTGGGCTGCAGTCTCCACGCTGGctcaatgcgggttggggactacACATACACATGTGCATTTCTTTTCATGGTTTCCTCATGGTGCTTTCCTTTACCGCATTCATTTTCCGGTTAAAGCTCAAACGCTTATGGACAAATGTATGAATTAGGTGACCGAGCGCCGAACCGTGTACACCACGTATACACCCAGCCGAAAAATTGCATGCccaatcactacaccttataaaacaaagtcccctgccgcgtctgtctgtttgtgtgtatgtatgttcgcgataaactcaaaaactactgaacggattttcatgcggttttcacctgtcaatagagtgattcttgaggaaggtttagcagtatattttgttaaggttttgtgtaacccgtgcgaagccggggcggatcaCTAGTTTACGAACAAATTCGTTCGTAATGAATGTGTCTATGctattttgcagctcgctgtacctgTAACGGTACTATGTATCGTGAGTTACCCTTTACTTCCAAGTTGGTATCCTTGCAAATAAAACGGAAGCGGACAAACTTGCACGCAAATAGCGAAACTTGTCctaataaaatacaaacattgCGGCTTTGGCGCCCGAATCGGCCGAATTTGGGGCTGCGACTGTCGCGTAATTAcggttattttaattaacatttcacCTCAACTACTTGGAAGGGCTTTTCTTTGAAAACAATGCGCAAAAGCACATTCACAACTTCGATAACGGTATTGTTTTGAATATCGCTAATATCGACTAAACTTTTGCAACACTTATGGTGCTGCAacgcttacgctgcgtcttacgtaagcgaacaactcgcgaacgcgaagcgaagcggcgcggcgggcccacggcgttcgcgttcgcaacgagatcgcccacgtagtccacttctataggtatcaaaggattgattcaccctgcgccgcatcgcttcgcgttcgcgtgtcgctgctactgacgtcccagcaaaaccagtgaaacctgtgtcgaaacgtcggtaaataaaggtaacaaaataaattcgcgatagacccgattataaatgtgatttaatatgtgttcaaagcacgaaggttttaaatgttaagttaaaacaaaataaaataacgtttaaataaataaataatatacaaaacttGCTTCAACCAGTTAAGCTTATTCAAACAAAATAGTACTCTTTGGCGCTCAAATAAGAGTTCATCTCGGCGATGTCAATGCGCAATTAGGGATATTTTAACTAACTTTGTGAGCGTTATGAGCGATTCCGATTCCCATTCCGTTAATTGAATACGTGGCCTGGTGACTGGGATCAGTGTTGTTTGCTTACGGCTATTCATTTAATACGGCCATGTAGCTAATTACTTTCTGTCGGAGTGTCGCTGGTTCCAAATGGCCGAACATTTGTGCGATTGTGCGCTGTGTTGTTTTAGCTGATATTTCTGCTATCCTTGTCTCATTGGCTCTCATCGCCttgtttaaccttttggacgccaatgaccgatatatacgaccggaatggtcatttttagggttccgtacccaaagggtaaaaacgggaccctattactaagactccgctgtccgtctgtccgtccatctgtccgtctgtctgtctgtcaccaggctgtatctcatgaaccgtgatagctagacagttgaaattttcatagatgatgtatttctgttgccgctataacaacaaatactaaaaaacagaataatataaatatttaaatggggctcccatacaacaaacgtgattttattgttgttgtttttgtccgtaatggtacggaaccctcgtgcgcgagtccgactcgcacttggccggtttttttgtctattttgtttaataacttctaaacaatttattttaaaattacaagaaatatatatttgagattcttaaaataaggtctttcatttaatatgtaacacgataattttgaaaaactttattgtttaattttctcatttaccccctaaagTGTGGCCCGCATGTTTAAAATTCGTTTGTTTACAATGTAAtgtgtccgtctttgggtcacaaatttacatttgtgtaccaaatttcaacttaattggtccagtcgttttggagaaaatgtgctgtgacagtcggacagacagacagacagacagacgcacaagtgatcctataagggttctgttttatccttttgaggtacggtacggaaccctaaaaaaagactAAAAAGCATGATTTTACGCAACTTGGGCTAAAATGGCTAAAACATACTTTTGGTAAATGATAGAATAAGATTGTACAATAATTGTAGCTTAAACGAtattaattataacaataaattgtAGTGTTCTGGCAAAGTTTTCGACAGTCCTCGTAGTTCTAGCGAAAGAATAGATATTTTCGCAGTGATTTATAGCACTTTGTTAGAgtttgtaagtacctacgtaaatTACGTAACCTTGGTCGACGTTTACGTTTTGTTCTTTgagttttaagtgaaaatagcgCAACTTAATACCTAAACATTAAACTATACGTATTCAGCCTGCCTTGTGTCACTAAACAGCCTCGCCTGCTTTTTCCttcttcatcatcatcctgtcctggccggtttcggccacggcgactgggtttgtactggctagtgagagcgacggtcgtgagctctcaggtggctgacgtagcctattttTGCGTGAATGTACGGccacactcaccgcaggtcagcacccctccgacaaaattgTAGTTGATGACCGCAGGTTGTCGGGCCTTTAACTCGTCACGCTTCGCGTCgagttccactcgtctctgctcTTCGAAGGCCTGCACTTTTATACTCACTGTATGCCTCCACTTCGGTCGATC includes:
- the LOC134746841 gene encoding atypical protein kinase C-like, whose product is MMPTQMVNQDNHDNDVKVKTVYNGDVMITYINHSIMLEEFTQEMIAICRFPPDQVFTMKWVDEEGDPCTISTQLELDEALRLYELNRDSELTVHGKSTRRNPV